A region from the Janthinobacterium agaricidamnosum genome encodes:
- a CDS encoding M20/M25/M40 family metallo-hydrolase yields MQIILTGAPLRRSVLSIALGCIVSAGAFAAAPGNTPQALAQVRDTALQSDWAYARLADMTDLIGPRLSGSAGAAAAVQQVADAMRQLGATVTLQPVKVPHWVRGVETAEIVDYAGRPQGVSQRVVLTALGGSGATAAAGLTAPVIIVKSLDELKARAPEVKGAIVLIDTPFDQEMAERGLAGVTYGQGSRARFLGPKAAADLGAVAALVRSVGGANFRIPHAGATGLDDNKRIPAAAVTVEDALLIGRLAARGPLKMHLTLTPQNLPEADSYNVIADWPGTDKAGEVVVVSGHLDSWDLATGAHDDGAGVVAAMGVVETLKKLDYRPRRTIRVIAWMNEENGGRGGQAYFEAHKQALGKQYAAIEMDSGAGRPFGILASVGPKSEKLFAPLRAALLPMGAHAFTRRDALGTGDLHRLETGGVPSFEPLVDSHSYFHYHHTPADTLDKVDPDNLKRNVALMASLAWFLANIDGEIGRAPEQGE; encoded by the coding sequence ATGCAAATCATCCTGACTGGCGCGCCATTGCGCCGTTCCGTTTTATCCATCGCCCTTGGCTGCATCGTCAGCGCCGGCGCCTTTGCCGCCGCACCGGGCAATACGCCGCAAGCGCTGGCGCAGGTGCGCGACACGGCGCTGCAAAGCGACTGGGCCTACGCCCGCCTGGCCGACATGACGGATTTGATCGGCCCGCGCCTGTCCGGCTCCGCAGGCGCGGCCGCCGCCGTGCAGCAGGTGGCCGACGCCATGCGCCAGCTGGGCGCCACCGTCACCCTGCAGCCCGTGAAAGTGCCGCACTGGGTGCGCGGCGTGGAAACGGCGGAAATCGTCGACTATGCGGGCCGTCCGCAGGGTGTCTCGCAGCGCGTGGTGCTCACGGCCCTGGGCGGCTCGGGCGCCACTGCGGCCGCCGGCCTGACGGCACCCGTGATCATCGTCAAGAGCCTGGACGAACTCAAGGCGCGCGCGCCGGAAGTGAAGGGCGCCATCGTGCTGATCGACACGCCGTTCGACCAGGAGATGGCCGAGCGGGGCCTGGCCGGCGTTACCTACGGCCAGGGTTCGCGCGCGCGCTTCCTCGGGCCGAAGGCGGCGGCCGACCTGGGCGCGGTCGCCGCGCTGGTGCGCTCGGTGGGCGGCGCGAACTTCCGCATCCCGCACGCGGGCGCCACGGGCCTCGATGACAACAAGCGCATTCCGGCCGCCGCCGTCACCGTGGAAGACGCCTTGCTGATCGGCCGCCTGGCCGCGCGCGGGCCCTTGAAAATGCACCTGACCCTGACGCCGCAAAATCTGCCGGAAGCGGACAGCTACAACGTGATCGCCGACTGGCCCGGCACGGACAAGGCCGGCGAGGTGGTGGTGGTCTCGGGCCACCTCGATTCCTGGGATCTGGCGACGGGCGCGCACGACGACGGTGCCGGCGTCGTGGCGGCCATGGGCGTGGTGGAAACCTTGAAGAAGCTCGACTACCGCCCGCGCCGCACCATCCGCGTGATCGCCTGGATGAACGAGGAAAACGGCGGCCGTGGCGGCCAGGCCTACTTCGAGGCCCACAAGCAGGCGCTCGGCAAACAATACGCGGCCATCGAGATGGACAGCGGCGCCGGCCGCCCGTTCGGCATCCTCGCCAGCGTGGGGCCGAAGTCGGAAAAACTGTTCGCACCGCTGCGCGCTGCCTTGCTGCCGATGGGCGCGCACGCGTTCACGCGCCGCGATGCGCTGGGCACGGGCGACCTGCACCGGCTGGAAACGGGCGGTGTGCCCAGCTTCGAGCCGCTCGTCGACAGCCACAGCTACTTCCACTACCACCACACGCCGGCCGACACGCTGGACAAGGTCGACCCGGATAACCTCAAGCGCAATGTGGCGCTGATGGCGTCGCTGGCGTGGTTCCTGGCCAATATCGACGGCGAGATCGGCCGCGCGCCGGAGCAGGGCGAGTAA
- a CDS encoding GNAT family N-acetyltransferase yields the protein MLKGTLCTIRHLQAADLNTYISLVNDLPSRGEFFSMQFKSPEAMRRDFLQSGFVTEDSELFLIEDHSQHIIGTITHFKSRTPASREIGYRLFDRQRDGRGYISEATRLVVDYLFSAYPYHRLELLMDPLNIGSERIAQKNGFTQEGLIRQAFFINGVMRDAKMYSLLRPEWQARRR from the coding sequence ATGCTCAAGGGAACCCTCTGCACCATCCGGCATTTGCAGGCTGCCGACCTGAATACCTATATTTCCCTCGTCAACGACCTGCCCTCGCGCGGCGAGTTTTTCTCCATGCAATTCAAGTCGCCCGAGGCCATGCGGCGCGACTTCCTGCAATCGGGCTTTGTCACCGAAGACAGCGAATTGTTCCTCATCGAAGATCACTCACAGCACATCATCGGCACGATCACGCACTTCAAGAGCCGCACGCCAGCCTCGCGCGAAATCGGTTACCGCCTGTTCGACCGGCAGCGGGACGGGCGCGGCTACATCAGCGAAGCGACGCGCCTGGTGGTCGATTACCTGTTCAGCGCCTATCCGTATCACCGGCTCGAGCTGCTGATGGACCCGCTGAACATCGGCTCCGAGCGCATCGCGCAAAAGAACGGCTTTACCCAGGAAGGCTTGATACGCCAGGCTTTCTTTATCAACGGCGTGATGCGCGACGCCAAAATGTACAGCCTGCTTCGTCCAGAATGGCAGGCGCGCCGGCGCTGA
- a CDS encoding glycine zipper 2TM domain-containing protein, which produces MLNKKLLGAVMVAAVAVSSAAVAGDRDFNTVAGAVVGAAIGNSTGGRNGAIVGGVLGAAVGNSISTNDRYYDRGGYRGGYRETYYAPAPQPVYYAPAPQPVYYAPPPRYYGPPAVVYVQPGRGYYRDHGRYDYYDRGHGHGHGWGHRR; this is translated from the coding sequence ATGTTGAACAAGAAACTCCTGGGTGCGGTAATGGTAGCGGCAGTGGCTGTGTCTTCGGCCGCAGTCGCCGGTGACCGCGACTTCAATACCGTTGCAGGCGCCGTTGTCGGGGCGGCCATTGGCAACAGCACCGGCGGACGCAATGGTGCGATCGTCGGTGGCGTGCTGGGCGCCGCCGTCGGCAACAGCATCAGCACGAATGACCGCTACTACGACCGTGGCGGCTATCGCGGCGGCTACCGCGAAACCTATTACGCGCCTGCGCCGCAACCGGTGTACTACGCCCCGGCGCCGCAGCCCGTGTACTACGCGCCGCCACCGCGCTACTACGGCCCGCCGGCTGTCGTCTACGTGCAGCCGGGCCGCGGCTACTACCGCGACCATGGCCGCTACGACTACTATGACCGTGGCCACGGTCACGGCCACGGCTGGGGCCATCGCCGTTAA